The genomic window TCCTtgagagaggggaaaaaaacgcttACGTCAGCATCCGAAAAACAAGCCTTAAAAACCATAATTTTTCTCAGATGTAAGAGAGATGCTGTGGAATGCGCTAATCAGTTGTTTGGTGGAAACAGACAAATGCCTAGGAGACACTTAATCCTTCTCCAAACGTCCCAGAGCAGAAGTTTTAAGTTACAACATAAACTTGTTTACCTggtggaacttttttttttgcagtgcacAGTTCACAGTCCGGTGAAATGGCAAGGTCTTTATTTAATCAGTATTGCTGGTATTGTTTTCAATCAGATCAAAATGATacggtggggagaacaagtatttgatagactgccgattttgctggttttcccacttgcaaagcatgttgagggacggaatctaatacaaaaaaacagaaaatcacgttgtatgatttttaaataataaatttgcatttaattgcatgaaataagtatttgatacatcacaaaaatcaaacttcatatttggtacagaaacctttgtttgctattacagataccaaacgtttcctttagtccttgacaaggtttgcacatactgcagcagggattttggcccactcctccatgcagatcttctccagagccttcaggtttcggggctgctgccgggcaacacggactttcagctccctccatagattttctatcgggttcagatctggtgaccggctaggccactccaggaccttaagatgcttcttacggagccactctttagttgccttggctgtgtgctttgggtcgttgtcatgctggaagacccagccacaacccatcttcagggctgtcactgaaggaaggaggttgtcagccaagatctggcgatacatagccccatccatcctcccctcaatacggtgcagtcgtcctgtacccttggcaaagaagcagccccaaaaaatgatgtttcctcttccatgtttcacggttgggatggtgttcttggggttgtactcatccttctttttcctccaaacacgacgagccgagtttagaccaaaaagttccattttggtctcatccgaccacatgacccactcccattgctcctctggatcatccaggtggtcagtggcaaacttcagacgtgtcttgacatgcactggcttcagcagcggtacCTtgtgtgcgctgtaggattttaatccatgatggcgtaatgtgtttccgatggttttcttcgagactgtggttccagctcccttcaggtcattgaccaggtcctgccgtgtagctctgggctgatccctcaccttcctcatgatcagtgatgccccacgaggtgagatcttgcatggagccccagaacgaggcagattgaccgtcaactttaacttcttccattttctaataatcactccaacagttgttaccttctcaccaggctgcttgcttattttcctgtagcccatcccagccttgtgcaggtctattattttatccctggtgtccttacacagctcttcggTCTTGGTCATTGtgaagaggttggagtttgtttgtttgagcatgtgaacaggtgtcttttatacaggtaacaagttcaaacaggtgcagttacttccggtaatgagtggagaacaggaggggttcttaaaaaagaactaagagccgaaatatttacttgttggtaatgtatcaaatacttatttcatgcagttaaataaaaatgtattatttagaaattatacaatgtcattttctagatttttgtattagattccttccctcacagttgaagagaatttatgatacaaattacagacctctacatggcttgcaagtggcaaaatcggcagtgaatcaaatacttgttctcccccagGTCTTTATGGGGTTATGTTTAGTTCTGTAACGATTTATCGATTAttctgagtaattcgattagaaaaaagcgtcAAATctcattttgctgcttcgaggcttcgtttaattagagtggcgttgtcatggcttgttttgaaagttttgcatttagttttattgatttgggtggatacactgctctccagtggcaacagtgaatatgccataacttgtccaacatggctgaatccagctgctcccagttaagaccaacataaggtaagtttttgtttgatctcatgttttttttaatgcatccgtaatttagtttataggtatacttAGCAGCATTTGTGGTTATATGTGTTTGAAGGATTTGTTTTTCgagaactgtttaaaaaaaaaaaaaaaaaaaaaaaaaaagcattttatagcatttaataagcaactctagtgcactgcctgaccaacaaagagcagcaggcgggagagtgagactaagtgatcggctcgggacagctcatctgtaataATTTattctttaattgaaaaaaaaaaaaaaaaaatctgcgatggactgggggcgtgaagtttgaaggcGACGTAGCGAGGGATTactgttttaacttttttaagTTTTGCGTAATTCTTTATAGGGCAAATGACTagttttggtaataaaaaataaaaaaaaatacaaagactAGCATCCACTTATGtggacatctaaaaaaaaaatacattctgGTAATGACCCCCAATAATACTAAAatgtagatttaaaaaaaataatgaaaatagaaaaaacTATTTCCTTTTaatatccaattcatttaaactgtgagGACTGGCCTGAGAATGCTTATGATCCAGGTGAGTCTTAAAACCCAAAAAATACTGCATTTTAAGCCACATCAGCAGTGGAATCCGCTATTCAAATTTTGGCTGTAAGTTTTTACTCCTTTATGCGTcaagtgattatttttggtaaataaaaaatgaataacataACTCGGGCTGcagtatcgattattttagtaatcgattaatctatcaactagttagctcgaataatcggattaggaacatttaatgcgtagtAGAATAAATTCTAGGAGATGTaaaaaaggcttgctaagattgcacattcaaaaaagcattgaatgttagtgttgcaccgataccattttttggccccgagaccgatacctggctgtgcagtatcggccgataccataccgacaacaaaatgacggtcaaatagtaagcctttttttttttcataaaaaaataaaacataacattggtatgaaattttgttgtttaattttgctgtattagaaatgtggtctttttatatgtttaaaatattgTACAAATACACACAGcaaatatttactatcgtatcgttttcactctatcgaaccgtatcgttcttacactGTCATAtcatatcgaatcgctcggccttaaaaatgtatcgttttttttttttttaatcgaatcgtaaccggtGTAtctagattagggctgcagctatcgaatattttagtaatcgagtaatcgactgaaaattctatcgattaatcgagtaatcggataaaacaaatatatttttaggtgaagagcaattatacatatacatgagaaaacaagacatttcatgtaatcttgaaccatttacagtcaatcaatgtctttattttcgatgtatattgttgaaaacagccaacaattgcatctcagatgtaactagaataaaaaaaaagactaattcactgctttcactcaaaaaacttttagatcttattaatatatatatatatatcttacctaaaaatgccattacgcttgataacacacatcacttaaaagttaggattttttcccacgtgtttcaattgaatttctctttgtgtcaagccatttttaagttctagttaagttttaagttagtctaaactgtaagtcctgataggattttgagtttttgctgtgttcaaaataaatgtatgatacaggctgtattggagcacattagggaccagtgctacttggtgttttatccagcaatgactactgagctaaaattgatagttagcatgattaagtttttattttacaccctcatcactccacaatgctatgttatgttaaagcctgtatgtaagacacgttagccacgcatcgacagtggtcttaatgaattgaaacctagccctccgcagggctaacgttccgtgagctagtagcgacagtaacgttaatcttatttattagcgcttagcgctctttattagcgcttagcgctgtactgctttaagatggcggctgtttacaaacgctgcccagacgcggccgagtctgtcattgtgcatctagttcaacatacatgtgatctctatgagacgcaccagacgctgcctgttaccaatgtagcattgtgcgggctagtatttagcaacgtcggcgtcgtttgtgggggctgtcggctgcggtaagttttttgtttttttcttcctcttcctctccgcacgtgacagcgcgctgtcccgcattaaaagtagtcctagcaaaacgtgatgcttagagctgtcaaaataaacgattactcgaggtgaataaaattactcggatcagtttttaaactcgagttactcgagttgctcgagtactcgtttcagctctaatctagatacatatcgaatcggcttcatgccagagattcccaaccctagtaaaGATGTCATCTGTGATGTTTGATGAGGATTTTCATGTCATCTAAACCAGCCTTCTCTTCAAAGAACGCCTCAGTGACAAATATGACATCACCGTGTTTTGAAACAGTTCCTGTTTGAAATAGCATCACTCATTGTGGAACAGAACTGAATCAACTGGTTGTCCTCAAAATACATCCAGGACTGGTAAGGGTTTTCCAGAATGGCCGGCAAAGGGAAGGGCAAAGGCAAAGGAAAGGGTAAAGGCAAAGCTAAGGCGGCGGAAGTCGACGAAAACACGCCACTGACCGAGTTGACGGAGCAACAGCTGACGGAGCGCGTTGCTAAGATTACGGAGGAGCTGCGCCGCATCCAAGAGGAGAAGAAGAACTTCCAACTAATGAGGGACCAGGTTAAGGCCTTCTGGGAGATCTCCAAACAGAAACTGCAAGATGTAAAGGACAAGATACGCGAAGGTAGCATTGTGCGCGATGAGGCCAAGATGCGTCACCGCATGAAGGTAGCCCAGTACCAGCAAAAAGTCCGGCACTTGGAGTCAGAGTGCCACACCAATGTCTCACAACTGAAGCTAGACAAGACCAGCTTCTCTACTGTCAACGACAACAACCGCTTTGAGATGGAGCAAGGGGCGCTGAACGAGATCCGTCGCCTACAAGTTGACCTTAGCGAGAAAGAGCTGTACAGCCAAAACCACATCGAGCAGCTCAAGTTTGAGCAGGCCTCCAAGATGGTGGACATCATGGTCCCGCACGACTGgagaacagtggagctggaagcAAAGCACAATGCCAAGATTCTACCGATGATCGAGGCATCGGAGATGAAGCTAGAGGCCGAGATCAACATCCTGGACACCCAGATGCAAATTCGTCTGGAGACGCTGAAAAAAGAACACGATGGAGCCTTCCGCCTTGCGCTAAAGCGGAGCTGGGAGTTCTACCAAGCCCACATGGAGGAGATCTCGCTCCTGGAGAAACAGCTCACCACGCTCATGTGCCAAGGTGTAGTGAAGCAGCTGTCGTCCATCCAAAAGCAGCCGTCATGCCCGCAGAAAAACCTCCAGCAGGACAAGGAGAACCTGCAGGAGCTCTACAGTCAGCTGGAGAAGCACAATGAGGACAAGGCACAGCGCGAGGCCAGTGACGCTCGCCTCAGGGTCCTGGAGGACGAGCTTGAAGATTTGTCCATTAATCACAGCATCCTCGTGCGGGAGCTGGAGAACAAAGAGCTGGAGTATGAAGCTCTGCTTAAGAGCCAGGCGGCAGGTCTTCTGGCTGCCCAGAATATCAACGGAGTACGGACGAACCAGCTGAAGctccagctgcaagtcgcttctgAAACGCTAGAGAAGCTGGAGAAGAGCCTCAGCGCGTAACGCTGGGCAGACGGACTTGGAATTGAAACTGTGCAGATGGGGTTGGGGCCAAAAGACAAAGTTACTGGTCAGCAAATTTTTAAACTTTGACAGGAGCGACAAAACTCGGAATTTGGTTGGCTATGGCCATAGATTTGTTTCAGAAAATGAATTTAATGGGTTTGGTAGTGATTTAGAGTGAGATCGAGAGTTCtgtcaatacgttttttttttttttttatgctgtgctTTTCTgatttttgtatatttaactagtgctgctgctatcgattattttactagtcgattaatcgatgatctAGTttcttcgaataattgagtaatcggataaggaacataaaaaatttaaatacttgagctgagcctcaaacggtataacaaAATGGATGaggatctactgtaagtacaaaaaagaacaattggctaacttgcatagtaaaagtccgctagcttaaatgctataaaatgctaatgttttttttaaattatttttttttaaacaatgctttaaacaaatggttcaaacacatattgccacaaaaacagctaaatatacctataaattaatTAGGAATTCATTAAAAAGTAGTGATGCaccataatacatttttcaaccgatatcgataatggcacgccgataattctattcaaatatgtatgtaaaattctaaagtatacaaagatcaaattttactgtgcaaaaatgtaatttagtgcttttttttccacatcaaatgtgaacaagtagtaaattctaacatctaaacaatgacaatgacattgtgtaatggtatgcttttggcaacaattacttagagagtaaacacccaagttgcacaaaaatgcctttaaaagtaagccattcctaacatatatcacattactacaccgcaaaaacacctccttaaaactagcagaattggacaaaactgttgattgcgcacatttggaggctaaatcaagtatataattatcggattgcagtatcggttgaatttcgttttatctggattatctgtgtgacatcataattgccattatcggccgataattatcagtgaccgatattatcgtgcatctctattaAAAagcatgagctcaaacaaaaacttctgatggtcttaacagggagcagctggattcagccatgtagaaatgagttatgtcatattctgtGTTACCACTagaagggcagtgtatccagctaaatcaattaaattaaatgcaaacactttcaaaacaaactattacaacgccactttcattaaacgaatactcgaagctgcaaaatttaattccaatctgtttttctaatcgaattactcgagttaatcattgAAGCACTGTATTTGACTTAATAGCTGAGCTGTACAAGCAGTTATTTATAAAAGATAAGcatgaaaatttaaaatagtGCCCAAAATTTGTTGTACCAATGTATGTGGCTGCCAGGTCTCAATTATAGATATCTGGGGCTTGCGGTGCAAagacccagatagcaaaattcaaaaacttttttgaaTGGCGTTTCTTTGGCACGcaacacagcccaaaccgtttggCAGATTGGCATTGTTCAAATATCAAAACGGCCGGGATTTTCGCACGATGCTTGGACTTTTTCGAACTACCCCGAAAATATtctgttcgcccgtaaacgccgatttttcggggggggggggggggggggggggtcaatgtatcaagtcctacaatttttgaccaaatcacataattttgacatcaaaaacggtgaggggcataaaagttgtatacagaatttggaaaaaaaaaattcggttccccggaaatttgccaaaaactttcatattcatttttaatgggatgccattgacggccgtggacgtccaaatttccccattcatatcaaatggcatttactttggctaatgccattgacagctatgtatgtcagttctattgatgccaatgtacttggattccattgacacatatgtaagtcgatgcctttgacggccatggatatccaaattccccattcattttcaatggcaaaaaaaaatgtccccaaatcaacaggaagtgacctgatattgtccatgaaatgtccccaaacaacCTAGGCGGGGCGAAgagctgtatctccacacagctcCAGAAATCGCAGTTTCTTGTTActtatgtatttttaattattaatataatatccggtcaaaatggattcgatgtctagcaccatcaatggatTAAGTTACATGTTAGTACTTTATCACGATCACTGCTAGAGACCCAGTCAAAATTTATTGGACGTCTTGCGCCGTCAACGAcaacaaatgagttaaatgagtgataGAAACCCTTCCCGTAATCAGATACTGGGATGCAAAGTCAATTAATCGGGGTGCTGTGacttctttatttttatttttaccagcCAGTCTGGCACCAAATCAGGCTGTTACAAGGTTGGTAAAACTCCCTTCTGACTTGCCCACAAGATAAGTTTACAACCTTTCTCCTGAAAACACATTACCCCCCGATAATACGTGGGTCACAATGCTCCAAATTAATCTACTTCCTGATGACTGTCAGTGGCTGGCATGGTCGCGCTGATAAAACTGATTGGAACACACAGCAGTAGAATGCTGGTAGAAAACAATAATAAGCTTAGATGATGGGAATCagcacattatttacaggaagaaGTACTGTTAAACAAAACTAATTGATTCAACAAGTTAATACATCCTGTTGAAAATGTATGTATGGGTATAGGTTGGTGTTAGGCTGCAActaaggtccgatcacgtcattttcaaagtctcggaatcggcaaaaaaatatcggacatgctttttttaaatttttttttttttttggattaaatcgttttctaattgtaattaacgttacagacaaaatttcttacactcatccagagtctttagttttggtttaaagaTTGGTTCATAATAACAACAAACATCCTCTCCTGCCATTTATTGTCGCAGTCACAAAGTGTGGCACCGAAAAAACTTTATTTAACATGTTTattgtttacatattttatggCACCGTGCTGATAagctttgttttgatccaaagcaGTGGAACAATGTAATGTTGGAcaataaaaaaagataattgGAGCAActgaattgagttttattttattttttttcttaatgcattgccaaaatgtatatgatcgggaaaaattatcgggaatgattggaattgaatcgggagcaaaaaaaaaaaaaaaaaaaaaaacggatcgggaaatattgggatcggcagatactcaaactaaaacgatcgggatcggatcgggagcactgGAAcaaccccaattttttttttttttatcgattaATTGGACGATATATTACAGATTATTACAGCtttctgacttaactgtagtctacaattgtattgttttaagTGCATAAGACATTTTTTCTTCAAACCAACTAAACGACAAAATCGAATGAGGAGGAGGCAGACTAACGAATGACTTTTCTTTATCAACAGTTGTTCATTAATATGATTCAAATCcattttcaaagcacactctcttgtatgacaatttacagtgtgaatgccagtttgtgttgaaaggggaCTCTTTTActctagcactgtttggtctgttttaaattgaccagagttctttttctcagatagtccgcttcgttttgtaaatatGAACGCGCATCCGAGCTGTAGTTCGTGGGTCTCAGTCCAAGCGCACCAGGGTGCGCgtatgctacattacgtgcagcATCATACCACTCTCCCTCCCCTACCGTCCGCTCTGCTCcgagggaggtatttcctcttcaaaatttgtccaatcaatgagtgcgcctttcgtccacgtgatgctactcggaaagttcggttggcACAGTGTGAACACTGAACTTTttcaagtcatttgcaagtgttgttgcgaggtagctctccaaccaaaccaaagttctctTGGGttaatgtgaaagtgccctaagCTATTGTGCGAATGGGttgatgtgtgtggtttctgtaCAAAAAGAAATTAGACAACTTTACGATCTAAAAATAACACAAGCGCCTATACATTATATTCTCTAAAACCCGATTTCAAACAGACACttaaagacactgattagcataatcgctaactaactGCCCCTGGTCCCATTTAGCACAAAGCATGGCAATCGGCAAATGTTTCTTCTCTGAAGTGAGGCAGCATGTTTAATCCAGGTAGTCCCCGGACGTACCCGATTTgtgtgatttcaactttacgacgctgGTGTCTcatccaccattttgtctccagcctttttttttctttgcgtaaacagtaccttattgtacctcacagtatttttaatttttactttattaccgtattggcccgaatataagacggcactgattataagacgaccccctctttttcaagactcaagtttgaaaaaagactttttgaacaccaaattaatttttatacagaaaataattacagtacatctgaaacaaatgattataacaatatatttgagggaaaaagCATCTTATttggcctcattcaaatcttaattctattcaattcaattttatttgtatagccctcacaaCAA from Corythoichthys intestinalis isolate RoL2023-P3 chromosome 15, ASM3026506v1, whole genome shotgun sequence includes these protein-coding regions:
- the LOC130931043 gene encoding dynein regulatory complex subunit 4-like, producing MAGKGKGKGKGKGKGKAKAAEVDENTPLTELTEQQLTERVAKITEELRRIQEEKKNFQLMRDQVKAFWEISKQKLQDVKDKIREGSIVRDEAKMRHRMKVAQYQQKVRHLESECHTNVSQLKLDKTSFSTVNDNNRFEMEQGALNEIRRLQVDLSEKELYSQNHIEQLKFEQASKMVDIMVPHDWRTVELEAKHNAKILPMIEASEMKLEAEINILDTQMQIRLETLKKEHDGAFRLALKRSWEFYQAHMEEISLLEKQLTTLMCQGVVKQLSSIQKQPSCPQKNLQQDKENLQELYSQLEKHNEDKAQREASDARLRVLEDELEDLSINHSILVRELENKELEYEALLKSQAAGLLAAQNINGVRTNQLKLQLQVASETLEKLEKSLSA